From Endozoicomonas sp. 8E, the proteins below share one genomic window:
- a CDS encoding DNA translocase FtsK: MSEKITEKRKRAAKEKPMLKAITGIRDADSGAGTEEASALVLRLREAGMLFLLVLAAFTALALFSYSPTDPGWSYVGHEGEVANSTGRAGAWFSDVLFSLFGVFAWWIPVLLVIKTVLVFQYRYSAWRWQPGWFVMRSLGLLLALATGAALAAIHLERVGRGLPAQSGGIIGRMIMEQSLPAFNLIGSTLILLAIFLVGFTLYTHLSWFQVLDATGRLSKITFARIGKGIIRLVEIIQARIADWKEQRERDREAFQAAQPEPVEEPVDFAPRQRREEPVVVLPAPEPESKATRLGKIAVPGKSPFADIEDAIEIPPEGELPGVGLLDKINDHGNGVNQEELDIVSRLLEAKLADFGVKAEVVAVHPGPVITRYEIQPAPGVKASKISNLARDLARSLAVVSVRVVEVIPGKSVMGIEIPNDDRETVFFAELIASRAYEKAASPLSLALGHDIAGQPVVVDLAKMPHLLVAGTTGSGKSVGVNAMLLSMLFKSGPEDVRLIMIDPKMLELSIYDGIPHLLSPVVTDMKEAANALRWCVAEMERRYKLMAALGVRNIAGYNKKVKDAEAAGEPLRDPFHEAMTLGDLAPELETLPFIVVVVDEFADMMMIVGKKVEELIARIAQKARAAGIHLILATQRPSVDVITGLIKANVPTRISFQVSSKIDSRTIIDQGGAEQLLGHGDMLYLPPGTSVPIRVHGAFVSDDEVHRVVADWKKRGKPDYVEAVLSGADTASDGSAFSGGLDEDSEQDALYDEAVAFVTESRRASISSVQRKLKIGYNRAARIIETMETAGVVSPAGHNGNREVIAPPPVKG; the protein is encoded by the coding sequence ATGTCCGAAAAGATCACCGAGAAGCGTAAGCGAGCCGCAAAAGAAAAGCCGATGCTCAAAGCCATAACGGGCATTCGTGATGCGGACTCTGGCGCAGGGACTGAAGAAGCCAGTGCTCTGGTGCTGAGACTAAGAGAAGCGGGTATGTTATTCCTGCTGGTGCTGGCTGCTTTTACCGCATTGGCGCTGTTTTCTTACAGCCCTACTGATCCCGGCTGGAGCTACGTGGGCCATGAAGGAGAAGTGGCAAACAGCACAGGCAGAGCGGGAGCCTGGTTCAGTGATGTTCTGTTTTCCCTGTTTGGTGTATTTGCCTGGTGGATACCGGTTCTGCTGGTCATCAAAACGGTGCTGGTTTTTCAATATCGATACAGTGCCTGGCGCTGGCAACCCGGCTGGTTTGTTATGCGCTCACTGGGATTGCTGCTGGCTCTGGCTACAGGGGCAGCACTGGCTGCTATTCATCTGGAAAGAGTGGGCAGAGGCTTGCCTGCCCAGAGCGGTGGTATTATCGGTCGCATGATCATGGAGCAGTCACTGCCTGCTTTTAATCTGATCGGCAGCACATTGATTTTGCTGGCTATTTTTCTGGTGGGATTCACTTTATACACCCATCTGTCATGGTTTCAGGTTCTGGATGCAACCGGGCGGTTATCAAAGATAACTTTTGCCAGAATCGGCAAGGGTATTATCCGGTTGGTTGAAATCATCCAGGCTCGCATCGCTGATTGGAAAGAGCAGCGTGAAAGGGATCGTGAAGCCTTTCAAGCCGCTCAGCCTGAGCCTGTTGAGGAGCCTGTCGACTTTGCTCCAAGGCAGCGTCGGGAGGAGCCTGTAGTGGTTCTCCCGGCTCCTGAGCCCGAATCAAAAGCTACCAGACTCGGCAAAATTGCCGTGCCCGGGAAAAGCCCTTTTGCTGATATAGAAGACGCCATTGAAATACCGCCGGAAGGTGAACTACCCGGCGTGGGCTTGCTCGATAAAATCAACGATCATGGCAACGGTGTTAACCAGGAAGAGCTGGACATTGTCTCCCGACTGCTGGAAGCCAAGCTGGCAGACTTTGGTGTTAAAGCTGAAGTGGTCGCTGTGCATCCGGGTCCGGTGATTACCCGTTATGAGATTCAGCCTGCGCCTGGAGTCAAGGCCAGCAAGATTTCCAATCTGGCCAGGGATCTTGCCCGTTCTCTGGCCGTGGTCAGTGTCCGGGTGGTTGAAGTCATACCCGGCAAGTCAGTGATGGGCATCGAAATTCCCAACGACGACCGGGAAACGGTGTTCTTTGCAGAGTTGATTGCATCCAGAGCTTATGAAAAAGCCGCATCCCCACTCAGTCTGGCACTCGGACATGATATTGCCGGTCAGCCGGTGGTGGTGGACCTGGCAAAAATGCCTCACCTGCTGGTGGCAGGTACTACCGGTTCCGGTAAGTCGGTTGGCGTTAATGCCATGCTGCTCTCCATGCTCTTTAAGTCCGGGCCGGAAGACGTTCGTCTGATTATGATTGACCCGAAAATGCTGGAGCTGTCCATTTACGACGGCATTCCTCATTTGCTATCTCCCGTCGTGACGGACATGAAAGAAGCCGCCAACGCCCTGCGCTGGTGTGTGGCGGAAATGGAGCGTCGCTACAAGCTGATGGCGGCTCTGGGGGTAAGGAATATTGCTGGCTACAACAAAAAGGTCAAAGATGCGGAGGCTGCGGGTGAGCCTCTGCGTGATCCATTCCACGAAGCCATGACCCTCGGTGATCTGGCCCCTGAGCTTGAAACATTGCCTTTCATTGTCGTGGTGGTGGATGAGTTTGCCGACATGATGATGATTGTCGGTAAGAAAGTCGAAGAACTGATTGCCCGGATTGCCCAGAAAGCCCGTGCGGCGGGTATCCATTTGATACTGGCAACTCAGCGTCCTTCGGTGGATGTCATTACCGGCCTGATCAAGGCAAATGTTCCGACTCGCATCAGTTTCCAGGTGTCCAGTAAAATTGACTCCCGCACCATCATTGATCAGGGTGGGGCAGAACAATTGCTGGGTCATGGCGACATGCTCTACCTGCCACCAGGCACCAGTGTTCCTATTCGTGTTCACGGTGCTTTTGTCAGCGATGATGAAGTGCACCGGGTGGTAGCCGACTGGAAGAAACGGGGCAAGCCTGATTATGTGGAAGCCGTTCTCAGTGGTGCCGATACGGCTTCCGACGGCAGTGCTTTCAGTGGTGGACTGGATGAAGATTCAGAGCAGGATGCCCTGTATGATGAAGCGGTCGCTTTTGTGACTGAAAGCCGCAGAGCGTCAATTTCGTCAGTGCAGCGTAAATTAAAGATCGGTTATAACCGCGCTGCGCGTATCATAGAGACTATGGAAACGGCCGGTGTGGTGAGTCCGGCAGGTCATAATGGTAATCGTGAGGTGATCGCACCACCTCCCGTGAAGGGTTGA
- the lolA gene encoding outer membrane lipoprotein chaperone LolA has protein sequence MTAVFSVSTQVMAAALENVSATTLKVQPVKKLDVSKGLNDEKASLALSEKLQSLKSLTAHFQQQAVSSDGRTKTESGEMQMKRPDLFRWLTREPFEQEIVAHGNKVWMVDRELQQVIIQKQDARTANTPAKLLTGNAREMLKQYNVSVYSKDRNERYTLTPKEDSDLFEKLDIDFRHGMLTAIELSDSLGGKRRILFSGVKENTQLNDSLFEVKPPKGFDVIDETRG, from the coding sequence ATGACCGCTGTTTTCAGTGTCTCAACGCAGGTCATGGCTGCCGCGCTGGAAAATGTTTCAGCCACCACCCTGAAGGTTCAACCTGTCAAGAAGCTGGATGTCAGCAAGGGTCTGAACGATGAGAAAGCCTCTCTGGCTCTTTCGGAAAAACTGCAGTCCCTGAAAAGTCTGACCGCTCATTTCCAACAGCAAGCGGTCTCTTCCGATGGTCGTACCAAGACAGAGTCCGGTGAGATGCAAATGAAACGCCCTGATCTTTTTCGTTGGCTAACCAGGGAGCCTTTTGAACAGGAGATCGTTGCCCATGGCAATAAAGTCTGGATGGTAGACCGTGAACTCCAGCAGGTGATTATCCAGAAGCAGGATGCCCGCACGGCCAATACGCCAGCAAAACTGCTGACAGGAAATGCCCGTGAGATGCTGAAACAGTACAACGTTTCTGTTTACAGCAAGGATCGCAATGAGAGATACACTCTGACACCCAAAGAGGACTCAGACCTGTTTGAGAAGCTGGATATTGATTTTCGCCATGGGATGTTAACCGCTATTGAGCTGTCTGATTCTCTGGGTGGCAAGCGCAGAATCCTGTTCTCAGGGGTTAAGGAAAACACTCAGTTGAATGACAGCCTGTTCGAGGTAAAACCTCCCAAAGGTTTTGATGTGATTGATGAGACCCGGGGTTAA
- a CDS encoding replication-associated recombination protein A produces MRPRNLDEYLGQEHVLARGKPLREALQQGAIHSMIFWGPPGVGKTTLARLVAGVCDAHFETLSAVLSGVKDIRAAVARARDEQMTRQRKTILFVDEVHRFNKSQQDAFLPHIEDGTITFIGATTENPSFELNNALLSRARVYVLKPLTDDALREVLHQALSDERGFKGSPVSLEPEAEDILIRYGDGDARRVLNTLEVAADLSEDGRIKAATVTEILADSGRRFDKGGDAFYDQISAFHKSVRGSDPDAALYWAARMVDGGADPLYIIRRLVAIASEDIGNADPRALEMTMNAWQAYERLGSPEGLLALAHATVYCACAPKSNAVYLAWKAAMADVKGNPSFDVPNHLRNAPTQLMGSLGYGSEYRYAHDEPNAYAAGECYFPENMEARKYYQPNDRGLEIKIREKLEKLAQWDQQSPVRRRQED; encoded by the coding sequence ATGAGGCCCCGCAACCTGGATGAGTACTTGGGGCAGGAGCATGTTCTGGCCAGAGGCAAACCTCTGCGTGAAGCTTTGCAGCAGGGTGCCATTCACTCCATGATTTTCTGGGGGCCACCAGGAGTCGGGAAAACAACCCTGGCCCGGTTGGTTGCCGGTGTCTGTGATGCCCACTTTGAAACACTGTCTGCGGTGCTCTCTGGTGTCAAAGACATTCGGGCTGCGGTTGCCAGAGCCCGGGATGAGCAGATGACCCGTCAGCGAAAAACCATTTTGTTTGTGGATGAGGTGCATCGTTTTAACAAGTCCCAGCAGGACGCTTTTTTGCCCCATATTGAAGATGGCACTATCACATTTATCGGTGCTACTACCGAGAATCCTTCCTTTGAGTTGAACAACGCCTTGCTCTCCAGGGCCCGGGTTTATGTATTAAAACCGCTGACAGACGATGCGCTCAGAGAAGTGCTCCATCAGGCTCTGTCTGACGAACGGGGTTTTAAGGGCAGTCCTGTTTCACTGGAGCCTGAAGCTGAAGATATTCTGATTCGTTATGGCGATGGCGATGCCAGACGGGTTCTGAATACTCTGGAAGTAGCGGCAGATCTCAGTGAGGATGGCCGGATTAAAGCGGCAACGGTGACCGAGATTCTCGCCGACAGTGGCCGACGCTTCGATAAGGGCGGTGACGCATTTTACGATCAGATATCAGCCTTTCATAAATCCGTAAGAGGTTCTGATCCCGATGCCGCACTTTACTGGGCTGCCAGAATGGTGGATGGTGGCGCTGATCCACTCTATATCATTCGCAGACTGGTAGCGATTGCCAGTGAAGATATTGGCAATGCTGACCCAAGAGCGCTGGAGATGACCATGAATGCCTGGCAGGCTTATGAGCGGCTGGGCAGTCCGGAAGGGTTGCTGGCTCTGGCCCATGCCACGGTTTATTGTGCTTGTGCGCCCAAGAGTAACGCTGTCTATCTGGCCTGGAAGGCGGCGATGGCCGATGTCAAAGGAAACCCTTCCTTTGACGTTCCGAACCATCTCAGAAATGCTCCCACCCAGCTGATGGGATCCCTGGGCTACGGTTCTGAATACCGCTATGCCCATGACGAGCCCAACGCCTATGCAGCCGGTGAATGCTATTTTCCAGAGAATATGGAGGCCCGAAAGTACTACCAGCCCAATGATCGTGGGCTGGAAATCAAGATTCGGGAGAAGCTCGAGAAACTGGCGCAATGGGATCAGCAGAGTCCTGTTCGCCGACGCCAGGAAGACTGA
- a CDS encoding class I SAM-dependent methyltransferase, translated as MKHRSEVDIFNEQWQCYRWLVDNNVMGHQQLVRLATSKLMQHYGDQKVDLLDLGCGDASLAAEMTRELSLTSYTAVDLAESVLAMAKQNMQKTGVDSQFFLSNIFDPLPVKGSYNLIFSSFAIHHGSLSEKQALFSELRNKAEPNSLFVMIDAIRLDQQSRDQYIEKVGQYFKSISELQGDWQNLVLDHVSQFDFPESIAQLCEIGEQARWHLLDHQIVKELPDYPAAIMVFQAI; from the coding sequence ATGAAACATCGTTCAGAAGTCGATATTTTCAATGAACAGTGGCAGTGCTACCGCTGGCTGGTCGATAACAATGTTATGGGCCATCAGCAGCTGGTGCGTCTTGCTACCAGTAAACTCATGCAGCACTATGGCGATCAAAAAGTAGATCTGCTCGATCTTGGTTGTGGCGATGCGTCACTGGCAGCAGAGATGACCAGAGAGCTATCGCTAACCTCTTACACGGCAGTCGATCTTGCTGAATCTGTTTTAGCCATGGCCAAACAGAACATGCAAAAAACCGGTGTTGATTCACAGTTCTTTCTCAGTAATATTTTCGACCCCCTGCCAGTTAAGGGCTCATATAACCTGATCTTCAGCAGTTTCGCCATTCATCATGGCTCCCTGTCGGAAAAACAGGCGCTTTTCTCGGAACTCAGGAACAAGGCAGAACCCAACAGCCTGTTTGTGATGATTGATGCCATCAGGCTTGATCAACAGAGCCGGGATCAATACATTGAAAAAGTTGGCCAGTACTTCAAAAGTATTTCGGAACTTCAGGGTGACTGGCAGAACCTTGTTCTGGATCACGTCAGCCAGTTCGACTTCCCGGAGAGTATTGCGCAGCTTTGTGAAATCGGTGAGCAGGCCCGGTGGCACCTGCTGGATCACCAGATAGTGAAAGAGCTGCCAGACTATCCGGCGGCGATCATGGTTTTTCAGGCGATTTGA
- a CDS encoding addiction module antidote protein has translation MALKLEPFNPVEMLETDDEIAHFLAEAYLDDDPAVFVLALGDVVKKKGVAQLARQTGLSRESLYKTFNGRVQPRWDTVHRLLKSLGVKLTVAA, from the coding sequence ATGGCACTGAAACTTGAACCTTTTAACCCTGTGGAAATGCTGGAAACCGATGACGAGATTGCACACTTTCTGGCTGAAGCTTATCTGGACGACGACCCAGCTGTTTTCGTGCTGGCCCTGGGTGACGTGGTTAAGAAAAAGGGGGTCGCTCAATTGGCCAGGCAAACCGGGCTGAGCCGGGAGAGCCTTTACAAAACCTTCAATGGCAGGGTGCAGCCCCGTTGGGATACGGTTCACCGCCTGCTGAAATCACTGGGCGTTAAACTCACTGTTGCAGCTTGA
- the crcB gene encoding fluoride efflux transporter CrcB — MMQATHWIAVAAGGALGALLRAFVYELFVLTRNPHLHHFPTLTVNLVGSVIMGVCWYLLTEKAMLSPTWKVFVMTGFLGALTTFSTFSLDLMRLLQSDQLLTALAYGFGSVLVCLLGTWLGYQGVRWAL; from the coding sequence ATGATGCAAGCTACACACTGGATAGCCGTCGCTGCGGGTGGTGCACTGGGAGCCCTTCTCAGAGCATTTGTCTATGAGCTGTTTGTTCTGACCCGTAATCCTCATCTGCATCATTTTCCAACGCTGACGGTTAACCTGGTGGGATCAGTTATCATGGGGGTTTGCTGGTACCTGCTGACAGAAAAAGCCATGTTATCACCCACCTGGAAGGTCTTTGTGATGACCGGTTTTCTGGGCGCACTGACCACTTTCTCAACCTTCTCGCTGGATCTGATGAGATTGCTTCAATCCGATCAGCTTCTGACTGCCCTGGCCTATGGGTTTGGCAGTGTTCTTGTTTGCCTGCTGGGAACCTGGCTGGGTTATCAGGGGGTCCGCTGGGCGCTTTAG
- the serS gene encoding serine--tRNA ligase, translated as MLDPKYVRSHLNEVAALLRKKHFELDVERLIALEERRKSLQIRTEQLQSERKSGSKEFGKIKSRGGDISELKARMDQLSAEVKESEHELSALQVELNDLLLEVPNLPHDSVPEGADEEDNVEVRRWGTPADFQFDIKDHVDLGEPLGLDFETGTKLSGARFTLMRGGIARLHRALAQFMLDVQVEEHGYEEVNTPALVHDSALLGTGQLPKFSEDLFKTECAEAEKPFYLIPTSEVTLTNVVRESILDEAELPLKLTAHSCCFRSEAGSHGRDTRGLIRQHQFEKVEMVQIVHPEKSFEALEDMTGHAEAILQKLDLPYRVVALCGGDLGFGATKTYDLEVWLPGQGKYREISSVSNCLDFQARRMLARFRNPETGKPELLHTLNGSGLAVGRTLVAVLENYQNEDGSITIPEVLQPYMGGVTVLGR; from the coding sequence ATGCTGGATCCCAAATACGTTCGCAGTCACCTCAATGAAGTGGCTGCCTTGCTTCGTAAAAAGCATTTCGAGCTGGATGTAGAGCGACTGATCGCTTTGGAAGAGCGTCGCAAGTCCCTGCAGATTCGCACCGAACAGCTTCAGAGCGAACGTAAATCCGGGTCGAAGGAGTTCGGCAAGATCAAATCCCGGGGCGGTGATATCTCCGAACTCAAGGCTCGTATGGACCAGCTCTCTGCGGAGGTGAAAGAGTCCGAGCATGAACTGTCAGCCCTGCAGGTAGAACTGAATGACTTGTTGCTGGAGGTTCCCAACCTGCCCCATGATTCAGTACCAGAAGGTGCTGATGAAGAAGACAATGTTGAAGTGCGCCGATGGGGGACCCCGGCTGATTTCCAGTTTGACATCAAGGATCACGTTGATCTGGGTGAACCCCTGGGTCTGGACTTTGAAACCGGCACTAAACTCTCTGGTGCACGTTTTACACTGATGCGTGGTGGCATTGCCCGACTGCACCGTGCCCTGGCCCAGTTTATGCTGGATGTTCAGGTCGAAGAACACGGTTATGAAGAGGTCAATACTCCGGCTCTGGTACATGATTCCGCTCTGCTGGGGACTGGCCAGCTGCCAAAGTTCAGTGAAGATCTCTTCAAGACCGAATGTGCTGAAGCCGAGAAGCCCTTTTACCTGATTCCAACGTCCGAAGTGACCTTGACCAATGTAGTGCGCGAAAGCATTCTGGATGAAGCGGAACTACCATTAAAACTCACGGCTCACTCCTGCTGTTTCCGCAGCGAAGCAGGCAGCCACGGTCGTGATACCCGGGGTCTGATTCGCCAGCATCAGTTTGAGAAAGTGGAAATGGTTCAGATAGTGCATCCGGAAAAGTCGTTCGAGGCGCTGGAAGACATGACCGGTCATGCCGAGGCCATTCTGCAGAAGCTGGACCTGCCTTATCGTGTGGTGGCGCTCTGTGGTGGTGATCTGGGCTTTGGTGCCACTAAAACTTATGATCTGGAAGTCTGGTTGCCGGGTCAGGGCAAGTACCGTGAGATTTCTTCTGTCAGTAACTGTCTGGATTTCCAGGCCCGCCGAATGCTGGCCCGTTTCCGTAATCCTGAAACCGGCAAGCCGGAACTGCTGCATACCCTCAATGGTTCGGGCCTTGCGGTGGGCAGAACGCTGGTGGCTGTTCTGGAAAATTATCAGAATGAAGACGGCTCCATTACCATCCCGGAAGTGCTTCAGCCCTACATGGGTGGTGTTACTGTGCTGGGCAGATAG
- a CDS encoding MATE family efflux transporter, giving the protein MNTSASLSVSADREFFHKLWRLALPVSLQSMMFSLLGLIDILMVGQLGETAVAAVGLGNRIFFFNLILTASLGSGMSILASQFIGSGDTAGLRRTLVQSLLTSVLITIPFVAFYMLLPDVVIGLSTRDPELTRLAIEYLLITAPSIICTAIVVPLEAAMRASGDARTPTRIGFYAILVNVFLNYVLIFGHFGFPEMGVAGSAWGTTLSRLFQTVLLLWYIKQFRSHLIPEKWDLELGLKKKELTRYFKVSVPIVLQDGSWAFGLIVYSIIYASIGVNELAIMSAISSIEAILISLFIGFGVGGSIILGQELGARRFDKAWRQGWIMLIMSPFIALFIGTLLIVFRTDVVTLFGNFEGSTMTMAQQAMIVASVGLCIRVINLMGIIGLLRSGGDVKATAIICTFAMWGIGIPMAWLAAHWGLPLYLVFIFSLFEELFKAMMVLFRVFSRRWLKNLVSEPVTQST; this is encoded by the coding sequence ATGAATACATCCGCTTCACTCAGTGTTAGTGCGGACAGGGAATTTTTTCATAAACTCTGGCGCCTCGCCCTGCCTGTTTCCCTGCAATCCATGATGTTTTCCCTGCTCGGACTCATCGATATTCTGATGGTCGGACAGCTGGGTGAGACGGCCGTTGCAGCGGTGGGTCTGGGAAACCGAATCTTTTTCTTTAACCTGATTCTGACCGCTTCTCTGGGTAGTGGTATGAGCATTCTGGCCTCACAGTTCATAGGCTCGGGGGATACTGCGGGCTTGCGAAGAACACTGGTGCAGTCGCTGCTGACTTCGGTACTCATCACGATTCCTTTCGTAGCCTTTTACATGTTGCTGCCTGATGTCGTGATTGGCCTTTCGACCCGCGACCCTGAGCTAACCCGACTGGCTATTGAATACCTCTTGATTACCGCCCCTTCCATTATCTGCACGGCAATTGTCGTACCTCTGGAAGCCGCGATGAGAGCATCTGGCGATGCCAGAACACCCACACGAATTGGCTTTTATGCCATTCTGGTGAATGTATTCCTGAATTACGTGCTGATTTTTGGGCACTTTGGATTCCCGGAAATGGGCGTTGCCGGATCGGCCTGGGGAACAACGCTGTCCAGACTCTTCCAGACAGTCCTTCTGCTCTGGTACATCAAACAATTCAGAAGCCACCTGATTCCCGAAAAATGGGATCTTGAGCTGGGCTTGAAAAAGAAAGAACTGACTCGTTATTTTAAAGTCAGTGTTCCCATTGTGCTCCAGGATGGTTCCTGGGCTTTTGGCCTGATTGTATACAGTATCATCTATGCCAGTATTGGTGTGAACGAGCTTGCAATCATGTCAGCGATCTCCTCTATCGAGGCCATCCTGATTTCACTGTTTATCGGATTCGGTGTGGGCGGCTCAATTATTCTGGGTCAGGAACTGGGAGCCCGTCGTTTTGATAAAGCCTGGCGACAGGGTTGGATAATGCTGATCATGTCACCCTTTATTGCGCTGTTTATTGGTACTCTGCTGATCGTTTTCCGGACGGATGTAGTTACCCTGTTCGGAAACTTTGAAGGCTCTACCATGACTATGGCTCAGCAGGCTATGATCGTAGCCAGTGTTGGCCTGTGTATCCGGGTTATCAACCTGATGGGAATTATCGGCCTGCTGAGAAGTGGCGGAGATGTTAAAGCCACCGCTATCATCTGCACTTTTGCCATGTGGGGGATTGGCATCCCCATGGCCTGGCTCGCAGCACACTGGGGACTGCCGCTGTACCTGGTGTTTATATTCAGCCTGTTTGAAGAGCTGTTTAAGGCGATGATGGTGCTTTTCAGGGTATTCTCACGACGGTGGTTGAAGAACCTGGTCTCGGAGCCTGTGACCCAGAGCACCTGA
- the cysG gene encoding siroheme synthase CysG has protein sequence MDYLPLFLEVRDRPCLLVGGGDIALRKARLLSDAGAVIQLVAPEIHPDLMTLINAGDHHFRQKTFEPSDLTGVCLVIAATDDPEVNSEVARQAKLQNLFVNVVDDAQSGNAVMPSIVDRSPVMVAFSTGGKAPVLARMLRQQLESILPAGYGRLAEMAGQFRAEVSRKFSHINDRRYFWERVLTGSVAEKAISGDVEAAQRLMAEELASSEPVTTGEVYLVGGGPGDPDLLTFKALRLMQQADVVLHDRLVSEQVLSLCRRDADYIYVGKKRDRHTRPQEEINQLLLDLAKEGKRVLRLKGGDPFIFGRGGEEIDTLAEENIPFQVVPGVTAASGCASYAGIPLTHRDHAQSVRFVTGHLKDDSYNLNWHEMVDTSQTLVFYMGLMGLPRICEELHKHGRSLDTPIALIEKGTTQKQRVFTGTLETICSIVEANAVKAPTLIIVGDVVQLHDKLNWFNPEAN, from the coding sequence GTGGATTATTTGCCATTATTCCTCGAAGTCCGTGATCGTCCCTGTCTGCTGGTTGGAGGGGGGGACATCGCGTTGCGTAAAGCAAGGCTTCTGTCTGATGCGGGTGCAGTGATTCAACTGGTAGCGCCCGAAATTCATCCGGACCTGATGACTTTGATCAATGCCGGAGACCATCACTTCCGGCAAAAAACCTTTGAGCCTTCTGACTTGACCGGCGTTTGTCTTGTGATTGCGGCCACCGACGATCCTGAAGTGAACTCGGAAGTGGCCCGGCAGGCAAAGCTGCAAAATCTGTTTGTCAATGTCGTCGATGACGCTCAATCCGGTAATGCCGTAATGCCTTCTATTGTGGATCGCTCACCGGTTATGGTGGCTTTCTCAACGGGAGGAAAAGCACCTGTTTTAGCGCGAATGCTGCGACAACAGTTGGAATCCATCTTGCCCGCTGGCTATGGCCGTCTGGCCGAAATGGCGGGGCAGTTTCGTGCAGAAGTGTCCCGGAAATTCAGCCATATCAATGATCGCAGATATTTCTGGGAGCGTGTGTTAACCGGGAGTGTTGCGGAAAAAGCCATTTCCGGCGATGTTGAAGCAGCCCAACGTTTAATGGCAGAAGAGCTGGCCAGCTCCGAACCGGTGACGACCGGCGAAGTCTATCTGGTTGGTGGTGGGCCAGGCGACCCGGACTTGCTGACATTCAAAGCACTGAGGTTGATGCAGCAGGCTGATGTTGTGTTGCATGACCGGCTGGTTTCAGAACAGGTGTTGTCACTCTGTCGTCGGGATGCGGATTACATTTACGTAGGCAAGAAGCGCGACCGACACACCCGCCCCCAGGAAGAAATTAATCAGCTACTGTTGGATCTGGCAAAAGAAGGTAAGCGGGTGTTGCGTCTGAAAGGAGGAGATCCATTTATTTTTGGTCGGGGAGGTGAAGAGATTGACACTCTGGCTGAAGAGAATATTCCTTTTCAGGTGGTGCCGGGTGTTACGGCGGCATCCGGCTGTGCCAGTTATGCCGGCATTCCCCTGACCCACAGGGATCATGCCCAGTCTGTAAGGTTTGTAACGGGTCATCTTAAAGACGACAGCTATAACCTGAACTGGCACGAAATGGTTGACACTTCCCAGACTCTGGTATTCTACATGGGGCTGATGGGACTGCCACGAATCTGTGAAGAGTTACACAAGCATGGGCGCAGTTTAGACACGCCCATAGCCTTGATTGAGAAGGGAACCACCCAGAAACAAAGGGTATTTACCGGAACTCTGGAGACGATCTGCAGTATTGTTGAAGCGAATGCTGTAAAGGCACCCACTCTGATAATTGTTGGTGATGTGGTGCAGCTCCACGACAAGCTTAATTGGTTTAATCCTGAAGCTAACTAG